From one Musa acuminata AAA Group cultivar baxijiao chromosome BXJ2-6, Cavendish_Baxijiao_AAA, whole genome shotgun sequence genomic stretch:
- the LOC135613680 gene encoding homeobox-leucine zipper protein HAT9-like, which yields MDACKVDMCSTGLSLALNYYGKSTDSSVGNRPRPSSGLELEISSSAAAAIEPSLTLGLPGDGRKAWSVGTQSSPTHSVMSSFPGGHPSKINGENDEAEKIWPRISDEEEYGTARKKLRLTKGQSALLEDKFREHGTLNPKQKQDLAQQLNLRPRQVEVWFQNRRARSKLKKTEVELEFLRKCCERLTEENIRLQEELQELKSQKSSAPRYTQLHEAAPAFAMCPSCNKVTAASDGSGSGLLAAASKRHFSDPFAHCAAR from the exons ATGGATGCCTGTAAGGTTGATATGTGCAGCACTGGCCTTTCTCTTGCACTGAATTATTATGGGAAAAGTACTGATTCCTCAGTCGGTAATCGTCCCCGGCCGAGCTCCGGTCTCGAGTTGGAAATATCTTCTTCCGCTGCTGCGGCTATCGAGCCCTCTCTCACCCTCGGACTCCCCGGAGATGGAAGAAAGGCTTGGTCAGTCGGCACGCAATCTTCTCCGACTCATAGTGTGATGTCATCGTTTCCCGGTGGCCATCCATCGAAGATTAATGGGGAGAACGATGAGGCGGAAAAGATCTGGCCGCGGATCAGTGATGAGGAGGAATACGGCACTGCTAGGAAGAAGCTGAGGCTGACCAAGGGGCAATCTGCCCTTTTGGAAGACAAGTTCAGGGAGCATGGAACTCTTAATCCG AAACAAAAGCAGGACTTGGCTCAGCAATTGAACCTTCGGCCTCGGCAGGTGGAAGTGTGGTTCCAGAACAGGAGAGCGAG GAGTAAGCTCAAGAAAACGGAGGTGGAGCTCGAGTTCCTCAGGAAGTGCTGCGAGAGGCTGACGGAGGAGAACATTAGGCTGCAGGAGGAGCTACAGGAGCTCAAGTCGCAAAAATCTTCGGCGCCAAGGTACACGCAGCTCCACGAGGCGGCGCCCGCCTTCGCGATGTGCCCATCTTGCAACAAGGTCACTGCCGCCAGCGACGGCTCCGGAAGCGGGCTTCTCGCGGCGGCCTCAAAGCGTCACTTCTCCGACCCCTTCGCTCACTGCGCAGCACGCTAA